In one Euzebya tangerina genomic region, the following are encoded:
- the atpA gene encoding F0F1 ATP synthase subunit alpha: MTDLFSADDITAILKSKIDAYQPTVKSEQVGQVIESGDGIARVSGLPDAMANELLDFGVGRDGRQLLGLALNLDEHSIGAVILGDPSGVEEGNTVKPTGRVLSVAVGDAYLGRVVDPLGRPVDGKGPLDESKLDGTRGLEVQAASVVERQPVGEPLQTGIKAIDAMTPIGRGQRQLVIGDRQTGKTAVCVDTIINQRQNWESGDPTKQVKCVYVAVGQKGSTISEVVAKLEEHGAMEYTTVVAAAASTPASFQYLAPYTGAAIGNYWMYKGQHALAIYDDLSKQADAYRQMSLLLRRPPGREAYPGDVFYLHSRLLERAAKLSDELGGGSMTALPIIETKGGDVSAFIPTNVISITDGQIYLETDLFFQGVRPAINVGISVSRVGGSAQTKPMKRVAGTMRLDLAQFRELEAFAQFGSELDKASQQQIDRGRRTVEILKQGQYQPVPVGKQVVAIWATGNGYLDDIPVEDAKRFETELTEYFETRHAEVLQSLRDNQFDDEVVASMRSGVEAFKDGFVPSEQVEEEEHVTMEDLDTLADA; this comes from the coding sequence ATGACTGATCTGTTCAGCGCGGACGACATCACCGCGATCCTCAAGTCGAAGATCGACGCCTACCAGCCCACGGTGAAGAGTGAGCAGGTCGGCCAGGTCATCGAGTCCGGCGACGGCATCGCTCGCGTCAGCGGTCTCCCCGATGCGATGGCCAATGAGCTGCTCGACTTCGGAGTCGGCCGGGACGGCCGTCAGCTGCTGGGGCTGGCACTGAACCTGGACGAGCACTCGATCGGCGCCGTCATCCTGGGTGACCCCTCCGGTGTGGAGGAGGGCAACACGGTCAAGCCGACCGGACGGGTGCTCTCCGTCGCCGTCGGCGACGCCTACCTCGGCCGTGTGGTCGACCCGCTCGGTCGCCCGGTCGACGGCAAGGGCCCGCTGGACGAGTCCAAGCTGGACGGCACCCGTGGTCTGGAGGTCCAGGCCGCCTCAGTGGTGGAGCGGCAACCGGTGGGTGAGCCACTGCAGACCGGCATCAAGGCCATCGACGCCATGACCCCGATCGGTCGCGGCCAACGACAGCTGGTCATCGGCGACCGGCAGACGGGCAAGACCGCTGTCTGCGTCGACACGATCATCAACCAGCGCCAGAACTGGGAGTCGGGCGACCCGACCAAGCAGGTCAAGTGCGTCTACGTCGCCGTGGGGCAGAAGGGCTCCACGATCTCCGAGGTCGTGGCCAAGCTCGAGGAGCACGGCGCGATGGAGTACACCACCGTCGTCGCGGCCGCCGCCTCCACCCCCGCCTCGTTCCAGTACCTCGCCCCCTACACCGGTGCCGCCATCGGGAACTACTGGATGTACAAGGGTCAGCACGCCCTGGCGATCTACGACGACCTCTCCAAGCAGGCCGACGCCTACCGCCAGATGTCGCTGCTACTGCGCCGCCCGCCCGGTCGTGAGGCCTACCCGGGTGACGTCTTCTACCTCCACTCCCGCCTGCTGGAGCGTGCCGCCAAGCTCTCCGATGAGCTCGGTGGCGGGTCGATGACGGCCCTGCCGATCATCGAGACCAAGGGTGGCGACGTCTCGGCCTTCATCCCGACCAACGTCATCTCGATCACCGACGGGCAGATCTACCTGGAGACCGACCTGTTCTTCCAGGGCGTGCGGCCCGCGATCAACGTCGGCATCTCCGTGTCCCGCGTGGGTGGCTCGGCCCAGACCAAGCCGATGAAGCGGGTCGCCGGGACGATGCGTCTGGACCTGGCGCAGTTCCGTGAACTGGAGGCGTTCGCGCAGTTCGGCTCGGAACTCGACAAGGCCTCGCAGCAGCAGATCGACCGTGGGCGTCGGACCGTCGAGATCCTGAAGCAGGGTCAGTACCAGCCGGTGCCGGTCGGCAAGCAGGTCGTGGCCATCTGGGCCACCGGTAACGGATACCTGGATGACATCCCGGTCGAGGACGCCAAGCGCTTCGAGACCGAGCTGACCGAGTACTTCGAGACCCGCCACGCCGAGGTCCTGCAATCCCTCCGCGACAACCAGTTCGACGACGAGGTCGTTGCCTCGATGAGGAGCGGCGTCGAGGCGTTCAAGGACGGCTTCGTGCCCTCCGAGCAGGTCGAGGAGGAAGAGCACGTCACGATGGAGGACCTCGACACCCTCGCCGACGCCTGA
- a CDS encoding F0F1 ATP synthase subunit gamma — protein MPGAAELRTLRRRIKTVKSTQKITRAMELIAASRIAKARQAVESARPYAEGVSRVIKDLAAVGSISGHPVLEDREVIKTVAVIVITSDRGLAGAYNTNALRMAERLVEREEQQGRTVEVHAVGKKGEGYFRYRQRPPVTTWEGVTDKPSYADARAVAEPIVQRFIERGVDSVYMVYTDFKSALNQVPSTVQILPVNARMFEGGEGFAPEFMIEPEPDQLLNALVPKYVEHQVFAGLLESAASEHASRQRAMKAATDNAGDVLDRLTIQANQARQAAITTEISEIVGGAEALSNG, from the coding sequence ATGCCAGGAGCAGCAGAACTCCGCACCCTCCGCCGGCGGATCAAGACCGTCAAGTCGACGCAGAAGATCACCCGGGCGATGGAGCTGATCGCGGCCAGCCGCATCGCCAAGGCGCGGCAGGCAGTGGAGTCCGCGCGCCCCTACGCCGAGGGTGTCAGCCGGGTCATCAAGGACCTGGCTGCCGTAGGTTCGATCTCGGGTCACCCGGTTCTCGAGGACCGCGAGGTGATCAAGACCGTTGCGGTCATCGTGATCACCTCCGACCGCGGTCTGGCCGGCGCCTACAACACCAACGCGCTGCGCATGGCCGAACGCCTGGTCGAGAGAGAGGAGCAGCAGGGTCGTACGGTCGAGGTGCACGCCGTCGGCAAGAAGGGCGAGGGGTACTTCCGGTACCGCCAGCGGCCGCCGGTCACCACCTGGGAAGGCGTCACCGACAAGCCCTCCTATGCCGATGCTCGCGCGGTGGCTGAGCCGATCGTCCAGCGCTTCATCGAGCGCGGGGTCGATTCCGTCTACATGGTCTACACCGACTTCAAGTCGGCGCTGAACCAGGTCCCGAGCACCGTCCAGATCCTGCCGGTCAACGCACGCATGTTCGAGGGCGGCGAGGGATTTGCGCCCGAGTTCATGATCGAGCCCGAGCCTGACCAGCTGCTCAACGCGCTGGTCCCCAAGTACGTCGAGCACCAGGTCTTCGCCGGCCTGCTCGAGTCGGCGGCGTCCGAGCACGCCAGCCGACAACGGGCGATGAAGGCCGCGACCGACAACGCCGGCGATGTCCTCGACCGGCTGACCATCCAAGCCAACCAGGCCCGCCAGGCCGCCATCACCACCGAGATCTCCGAGATCGTCGGCGGCGCCGAAGCGCTGTCGAACGGCTGA
- a CDS encoding AtpZ/AtpI family protein, translating to MKPSRVLGGTTKTDRSSEFTADLLAAIFTWGGVGWLVDRWLETGPVFMLIGFVVGNMTGIYLLYIRSQDDDPPADAAPSQGQPEVQEHADPSPDR from the coding sequence GTGAAACCGTCACGAGTTCTCGGGGGCACCACCAAGACCGACAGGTCATCCGAGTTCACGGCCGACCTGCTTGCCGCGATCTTCACCTGGGGTGGAGTCGGGTGGCTGGTCGACCGGTGGCTCGAGACCGGCCCGGTGTTCATGCTGATCGGCTTTGTTGTCGGCAACATGACCGGGATCTACCTGCTATACATCCGGTCCCAGGACGACGATCCTCCTGCTGATGCTGCCCCGTCACAGGGACAACCAGAGGTGCAGGAGCACGCCGACCCGTCGCCGGACCGGTGA
- a CDS encoding PPOX class F420-dependent oxidoreductase, protein MAADRDTDAIDEADYILLVTFRQDGSPVPTPVWVHGSDGSYAVMTKVDTHKVSRLRQDSRVEVAPCDIRGNIAPGAPRFTGTARLETDPDVVARTVQAITGQYGFRGTVMRLLRRGRDLLPGDREETHLIVQITLDDRLDDG, encoded by the coding sequence ATGGCCGCCGACCGTGATACAGACGCCATCGACGAGGCGGACTACATTTTGCTGGTCACCTTCCGCCAGGACGGCTCGCCCGTCCCCACACCGGTGTGGGTCCACGGCTCAGACGGTTCCTACGCCGTGATGACGAAGGTCGACACGCACAAGGTCAGCCGGCTCCGCCAGGACAGCCGGGTTGAGGTCGCACCCTGTGACATCCGCGGCAACATCGCCCCAGGAGCACCACGGTTCACCGGGACTGCCCGGCTGGAAACCGACCCTGACGTCGTGGCACGGACCGTCCAGGCCATCACCGGTCAGTACGGCTTCCGGGGCACGGTCATGCGCCTGCTCCGCCGCGGCCGCGACCTGCTCCCCGGGGATCGCGAGGAGACGCACCTTATCGTCCAGATCACCCTCGACGACCGGCTGGACGACGGCTGA
- a CDS encoding cell wall-binding repeat-containing protein produces MSHARVLALAALVLALIAPGPVGAQSEQGDAGVGPIAYLTGADRFVDYVRGYRAPGHLVVLDPPSGQEFVLAEDAAGALWSPDGQRLAYLTDDGLWTVEAAEGAQPQLWDATVEGFFAWHPNGRSVVAQSPDGIRAVRVDGTADADVSPAVQMTRPPDGAVDSTPSWGPDGRHLVYRRTVQGQGSSLEVIPVSIDLAPGQARVLMDRSTWAPTGDIAWTPDGRTVLLVAAPRATGSSLPSGIVAVDVNGGPVRQVAADSTATHPAVSPDGTEVAYRRECHGDPFSCTADGLARGPGSGIWATHLATGEERRIAETPGEERTPQWTADGRHIVFEGFNHDSGCHCQPATIWTAPADASSPPVAVAGVEADVRQFLNGRLDPVPAPGATLRVSGPTRVETAVEVSRRAFDRAPAVLLARADGYADALAAAGLAGSLGAPVLLTPTAGLPSTVANEIVRLGADRVVVLGDRSAISATVAEQLQALDVEVERLAGTTRYGTAAVVAAQVDADHAYIVQGAAADPARGWPDAVAVSGLAAQTRQPILLVERDRLPSETAQAIRDRNIRSVTIIGGPPAVSVEVEAEIADLGVAIERVAGANRYETSARVAEQAVELGADPDQVWVAIGTFWADSLTAGPAAAAAGGSLLLVDGQDLGASPATATVLAAAAGPAVTLVGGPDVLAPSVGVAIERHAAP; encoded by the coding sequence ATGTCCCACGCTCGCGTTCTTGCCCTCGCGGCTCTCGTACTCGCCCTCATTGCTCCGGGCCCTGTTGGAGCGCAGTCCGAACAGGGTGACGCCGGTGTCGGGCCGATCGCCTACCTCACCGGCGCAGACCGGTTCGTCGACTACGTCCGGGGCTACCGTGCTCCGGGTCACCTGGTCGTCCTGGACCCGCCGTCAGGGCAGGAGTTCGTGCTGGCGGAGGACGCCGCCGGAGCCCTGTGGTCACCTGACGGACAGCGTCTTGCCTACCTCACCGATGACGGACTGTGGACCGTGGAGGCGGCGGAGGGAGCCCAGCCGCAACTGTGGGATGCCACGGTCGAGGGCTTTTTCGCCTGGCATCCGAACGGCCGATCCGTCGTCGCCCAGTCGCCCGACGGCATTCGAGCTGTTCGTGTGGACGGAACAGCAGACGCGGACGTAAGTCCCGCTGTCCAGATGACGCGACCTCCCGATGGCGCGGTGGACAGCACCCCCTCGTGGGGACCAGATGGTCGTCACCTCGTCTACCGCCGGACAGTGCAAGGGCAGGGCTCATCGCTCGAGGTCATCCCGGTGTCGATCGATCTTGCTCCAGGCCAGGCTCGTGTCCTCATGGACCGGTCGACCTGGGCACCGACCGGCGACATCGCGTGGACGCCGGACGGGCGGACGGTTCTGCTGGTCGCGGCACCCCGGGCGACTGGTTCGTCCCTGCCCTCTGGGATCGTGGCCGTCGACGTGAACGGCGGGCCCGTTCGTCAGGTCGCGGCGGACTCGACCGCCACGCATCCGGCGGTCTCTCCAGACGGGACCGAGGTGGCCTATCGCCGTGAGTGCCACGGGGATCCGTTCTCCTGTACCGCCGACGGGTTGGCTCGTGGCCCTGGCAGTGGCATCTGGGCGACCCACCTTGCGACAGGGGAGGAGCGCCGCATCGCCGAAACGCCTGGTGAGGAACGAACGCCGCAGTGGACGGCGGACGGACGGCATATCGTCTTCGAAGGCTTCAACCACGATTCCGGGTGCCACTGTCAGCCAGCCACGATCTGGACGGCTCCGGCAGACGCCTCGTCCCCGCCGGTCGCCGTGGCCGGCGTGGAGGCCGACGTCCGGCAGTTCCTGAACGGCCGGCTGGATCCGGTGCCAGCACCTGGCGCGACGCTCCGGGTGTCCGGTCCCACGCGGGTGGAGACGGCCGTCGAGGTGTCGCGGCGGGCGTTCGACCGCGCACCGGCGGTGCTCCTGGCCCGTGCAGATGGGTACGCCGATGCGCTGGCGGCGGCCGGACTGGCCGGCAGCCTCGGTGCACCGGTGCTGCTGACGCCGACGGCTGGGCTGCCCTCCACGGTGGCGAACGAGATCGTTCGGCTGGGGGCTGACCGGGTGGTGGTCCTGGGCGACCGGAGCGCGATCTCAGCGACCGTGGCCGAGCAACTGCAGGCACTCGATGTCGAGGTCGAACGGCTGGCGGGGACCACGCGCTATGGCACAGCTGCGGTGGTGGCGGCGCAGGTGGATGCCGACCACGCCTACATCGTCCAGGGTGCTGCCGCCGACCCGGCTCGTGGCTGGCCGGACGCCGTCGCCGTCTCCGGACTGGCCGCTCAGACCCGACAACCCATCCTGCTGGTCGAACGTGATCGGCTGCCCTCTGAGACGGCTCAGGCCATCCGTGACCGCAACATCCGTTCGGTCACGATCATCGGTGGGCCGCCGGCAGTGTCAGTGGAGGTCGAGGCGGAGATCGCGGATCTGGGCGTCGCCATCGAGCGGGTGGCTGGGGCGAACCGGTACGAGACCTCCGCTCGGGTCGCCGAGCAGGCGGTCGAGCTCGGTGCGGACCCTGACCAGGTGTGGGTCGCGATCGGCACCTTCTGGGCCGACAGCCTGACCGCAGGACCGGCGGCTGCCGCTGCAGGAGGATCGCTGCTCCTGGTGGACGGCCAGGACCTCGGTGCCTCTCCGGCGACCGCCACGGTGCTGGCCGCCGCCGCAGGTCCTGCGGTCACGCTGGTGGGTGGACCGGATGTGTTGGCCCCTTCCGTCGGCGTCGCCATCGAACGGCATGCAGCCCCGTAG
- the atpC gene encoding ATP synthase F1 subunit epsilon, whose translation MDAKVVSPDEALFEGEVVSCSARSTEGEIGILEGHQPALLLLAPAPLELHLPDGSAVTYLVRSGFLEFADGQLTVLADKAERVDDKDAAFAKLEASQA comes from the coding sequence GTGGACGCCAAGGTCGTCAGTCCCGACGAGGCCCTGTTCGAGGGTGAGGTGGTGTCCTGCTCCGCCCGCTCGACCGAGGGTGAGATCGGGATCCTTGAGGGGCATCAGCCCGCGCTGCTGCTGTTGGCCCCGGCGCCGCTCGAACTCCACCTTCCGGACGGGTCGGCCGTGACGTACCTCGTGCGCTCCGGCTTCCTCGAGTTCGCCGACGGTCAACTGACCGTGCTGGCCGACAAGGCCGAGCGGGTGGACGACAAGGACGCGGCGTTCGCCAAGCTGGAGGCTTCGCAGGCGTAG
- the atpD gene encoding F0F1 ATP synthase subunit beta translates to MSDTATNVSSADAATSEGRILSVVGPVIDVEFPPDQLPEINNALKLDVEQFGENRTLTAEVAQHVGDRVVRAIMMQPTDGLSRGTVVRNTGEAITVPVGEGVLGHVYNVLGDPLDVDPSEIEADTRWAIHRDSPPFDELEPQAKMFETGIKVIDLIQPFVEGGKIGLFGGAGVGKTVVIQEMIQRVAEQHGGFSVFAGVGERTREGTDLRLEMEEAGVLEKTALVFGQMDEPPGVRLRVALSALTMAEYFRDVDKKDVLLFIDNIFRFTQAGSEVSTLLGRMPSAVGYQPTLANEMGQLQERITSTKGHSVTSIQAVYVPADDITDPAPHATFAHLDAQTVLSRAISELGIYPAVDPLDSSSRILDPQTVGQRHYDVATRTQEVLQRYKDLQDIIAILGLDELTEEDKVTVQRARKVQRFFSQPFYVAKQFTGVDGKTVPIEETVESFEKLIDGELDDIPEQAFFNAGGIDDVLANAKKLSEA, encoded by the coding sequence ATGAGCGACACCGCAACGAACGTCTCCTCAGCCGACGCAGCGACCTCCGAGGGTCGGATCCTGTCCGTCGTCGGACCGGTCATCGACGTGGAGTTCCCACCGGACCAGCTGCCGGAGATCAACAACGCGCTCAAGCTGGACGTCGAGCAGTTCGGCGAGAACCGCACCCTGACCGCCGAGGTCGCCCAGCACGTTGGTGACCGCGTCGTCCGCGCGATCATGATGCAGCCCACCGACGGTCTGTCCCGTGGCACCGTGGTGCGCAACACCGGTGAGGCCATCACCGTCCCGGTCGGGGAGGGTGTCCTCGGGCACGTCTACAACGTGCTGGGTGACCCGCTCGATGTCGACCCCAGCGAGATCGAGGCCGACACCCGGTGGGCGATCCACCGCGACTCCCCGCCGTTCGACGAGCTCGAGCCACAGGCCAAGATGTTCGAGACCGGCATCAAGGTCATCGACCTCATCCAGCCCTTCGTGGAGGGTGGGAAGATCGGTCTGTTCGGTGGTGCCGGCGTCGGCAAGACCGTGGTCATCCAGGAGATGATCCAGCGCGTGGCCGAGCAGCACGGTGGGTTCAGCGTGTTCGCCGGTGTGGGTGAGCGGACCCGTGAGGGAACCGACCTGCGCCTGGAGATGGAAGAGGCCGGCGTTCTGGAGAAGACCGCCCTCGTCTTCGGCCAGATGGATGAGCCCCCCGGCGTGCGTCTCCGCGTGGCCCTGTCGGCCCTGACGATGGCGGAGTACTTCCGCGACGTCGACAAGAAGGACGTCCTGCTCTTCATCGACAACATCTTCCGGTTCACCCAGGCAGGGTCCGAGGTGTCCACCCTGCTCGGTCGTATGCCCTCCGCCGTGGGGTACCAGCCCACGCTCGCGAACGAGATGGGTCAGCTCCAGGAGCGGATCACCTCGACCAAGGGTCACTCGGTGACCTCCATCCAGGCCGTCTACGTGCCCGCCGACGACATCACCGACCCGGCGCCGCACGCCACGTTCGCTCACCTGGACGCCCAGACCGTGCTGTCCCGCGCCATCTCGGAGTTGGGCATCTACCCGGCCGTGGACCCGCTGGACTCCTCCAGCCGGATCCTGGACCCGCAGACCGTGGGGCAGCGCCACTACGACGTGGCGACCCGAACCCAGGAGGTGCTGCAGCGTTACAAGGACCTGCAGGACATCATCGCCATCCTCGGTCTCGACGAGCTGACCGAGGAGGACAAGGTCACCGTCCAGCGTGCTCGGAAGGTCCAGCGCTTCTTCTCCCAGCCCTTCTACGTCGCCAAGCAGTTCACCGGTGTGGACGGCAAGACCGTGCCGATCGAGGAGACCGTCGAGTCCTTCGAGAAGCTGATTGACGGTGAGCTTGACGACATCCCGGAGCAGGCGTTCTTCAACGCCGGCGGGATCGACGACGTGCTGGCCAACGCCAAGAAGCTCTCCGAGGCGTAG
- the atpE gene encoding ATP synthase F0 subunit C, with translation MEGDIGVIGVGLVFGLGTLGPGIGLGMLIRGAIESMARQPEAAGMVRTTMFIGIAVVEALALLGFVLAFIINA, from the coding sequence ATGGAAGGTGACATCGGAGTCATCGGCGTCGGCCTGGTCTTCGGCCTCGGAACACTCGGGCCGGGCATCGGCCTCGGCATGTTGATCCGCGGCGCGATCGAGTCCATGGCCCGCCAGCCCGAGGCCGCCGGCATGGTCAGAACCACGATGTTCATCGGCATCGCCGTGGTCGAGGCCCTGGCGCTGCTGGGATTCGTGCTCGCGTTCATCATCAACGCGTAG
- a CDS encoding putative quinol monooxygenase — MPTGDTHSEPNGAPTVGLMVQLTARPGREDDLVSFFRDAIPDAVAEPDTLTWMVVRSGPNTFYILDTFTDDDGRQTHIHGVIAERLREQGPNFLDDVSIVPTEVVAFMPSTV, encoded by the coding sequence ATGCCCACCGGTGACACGCACAGCGAACCGAACGGTGCACCGACGGTCGGCCTCATGGTCCAGCTGACGGCGCGGCCCGGTAGGGAAGATGACCTGGTCTCCTTCTTCAGGGACGCCATCCCCGACGCGGTCGCCGAACCCGACACCCTCACCTGGATGGTGGTCAGGTCGGGGCCGAACACCTTCTACATCCTGGACACGTTCACCGACGACGACGGCCGCCAGACCCACATCCACGGCGTCATCGCCGAGCGGCTGCGCGAGCAGGGCCCCAACTTCCTGGATGACGTGAGCATCGTTCCCACCGAGGTCGTCGCGTTCATGCCCTCGACGGTCTGA
- the atpB gene encoding F0F1 ATP synthase subunit A yields MNLVLAAEPYGADFKVPPAGEIFNLPPLFEIAGVGVTRVYLIIFFSVLFASILMLLAFNNPKVIPGKLQSIGESIVEFVRDGIAVDIIGPEGKKFAPFLTTIFLFVLFNNMFKIIPFVNFPSTSRIAIPLILALITLVVFVGTGIKYQGLSYFKEVAFPPGVPKPVYILLTPIELVSTFILRPLTLTVRLFANMVAGHILLTIVFLATHAFFRLPGIIPEGSNLAGLPVGILTLALGPITVAFEGFVSFLQAYIFAILAAVYLAGAVEPEH; encoded by the coding sequence GTGAACCTGGTACTTGCAGCCGAACCCTACGGCGCAGACTTCAAAGTCCCGCCAGCAGGGGAGATCTTCAACCTCCCGCCGCTGTTCGAGATCGCGGGTGTCGGGGTGACCCGTGTCTACCTGATCATCTTCTTCAGCGTCCTGTTCGCTTCCATCCTGATGCTGCTGGCGTTCAACAACCCGAAGGTGATCCCCGGCAAGCTGCAGAGCATCGGCGAGTCGATCGTCGAGTTCGTCCGTGACGGTATCGCCGTCGACATCATCGGGCCCGAGGGCAAGAAGTTCGCGCCCTTCCTCACCACCATCTTCCTGTTCGTGTTGTTCAACAACATGTTCAAGATCATCCCGTTCGTGAACTTCCCCTCGACCTCACGCATCGCGATCCCGCTGATCCTGGCGCTGATCACACTGGTCGTCTTCGTCGGCACCGGGATCAAGTACCAGGGCCTGTCCTACTTCAAGGAAGTCGCCTTTCCGCCAGGCGTCCCGAAGCCGGTCTATATCCTGCTGACCCCGATCGAGCTGGTGTCGACCTTCATCCTCCGCCCGCTGACCCTCACGGTACGGCTCTTCGCCAACATGGTCGCCGGACACATCCTGCTGACCATCGTCTTCCTGGCGACGCACGCCTTCTTCAGACTCCCCGGGATCATCCCCGAGGGCTCCAACCTGGCCGGCCTTCCGGTCGGCATCCTGACGCTGGCCCTGGGACCGATCACCGTCGCCTTCGAGGGCTTCGTGAGTTTCCTGCAGGCCTACATCTTCGCGATCCTCGCTGCGGTGTACCTGGCCGGCGCGGTCGAGCCGGAGCACTAG
- the atpF gene encoding F0F1 ATP synthase subunit B, with protein MPNSVLILAAESGVDPELQLLPPFPELVWGFISFAILFAVIWGRVYPQVNKTLDERRSAIHGRIEEAETQLAEAEKSRRDYEASLQESRNEANQIVEDAKADAERLKADIVAKAEEEADAIRARAAAEAEAERSRALQELRGQVATLSTDIASKIVAKEVDQSQHDQLVDQFISQLSTNN; from the coding sequence ATGCCGAACTCCGTACTGATCCTTGCTGCAGAGAGCGGGGTGGACCCCGAGCTGCAGCTGCTGCCGCCCTTCCCCGAGCTCGTCTGGGGCTTCATCTCCTTCGCCATCCTGTTCGCGGTGATCTGGGGCCGGGTCTACCCGCAGGTGAACAAGACCCTGGATGAGCGGCGCAGCGCCATCCACGGCCGCATCGAAGAGGCCGAGACCCAGCTGGCCGAGGCGGAGAAGTCGCGTCGCGACTACGAAGCCTCCCTGCAGGAGTCCCGCAACGAGGCGAACCAGATCGTCGAGGACGCCAAGGCCGACGCCGAGCGCCTGAAGGCCGACATCGTCGCCAAAGCTGAGGAGGAGGCCGACGCGATCCGCGCCCGTGCCGCCGCGGAGGCCGAGGCCGAGCGGAGTCGTGCCCTCCAGGAGTTGCGCGGTCAGGTCGCGACCCTCTCGACCGACATCGCGTCCAAGATCGTGGCCAAGGAAGTGGACCAGTCCCAGCACGATCAGCTGGTCGACCAGTTCATCAGCCAGCTCTCCACCAACAACTGA
- the atpH gene encoding ATP synthase F1 subunit delta: protein MADDLATAYGKAITTIARAEGVADRVADELFQFAEAVDTTNELRDKLTDPSVPLEARSTAVSDLLSKAHTTTASAVQLLLSASQIRNVGSIAKVVISEAAEARGASVATVRSAKPISERQRLALGKALEQREGRPVEVKVVVDPDLLGGIVVQLGDNVIDGSVAKQLTEIRATLASA, encoded by the coding sequence GTGGCCGATGACCTCGCTACCGCCTACGGCAAGGCGATCACGACGATCGCCCGTGCCGAGGGTGTTGCCGACCGCGTCGCCGACGAGCTGTTCCAGTTCGCCGAGGCGGTCGACACCACCAACGAGCTCCGCGACAAGCTGACCGACCCGTCGGTTCCGCTGGAGGCCCGCAGCACAGCCGTCAGCGATCTGCTGTCCAAGGCGCACACGACCACCGCCTCGGCCGTCCAGCTGCTGCTGAGCGCCAGTCAGATCCGCAACGTCGGATCAATAGCGAAGGTCGTGATCAGCGAGGCCGCGGAGGCCCGTGGTGCCAGCGTGGCCACGGTCCGCTCGGCCAAGCCGATCAGCGAGCGCCAGCGCCTGGCGCTCGGCAAGGCACTGGAGCAGCGCGAGGGCCGGCCGGTCGAGGTGAAGGTCGTCGTCGACCCAGACCTGCTCGGCGGCATCGTCGTCCAACTCGGTGACAACGTCATCGACGGCTCGGTGGCCAAGCAGCTCACCGAGATCCGCGCCACGCTCGCCAGCGCGTAG